One part of the Glycine max cultivar Williams 82 chromosome 14, Glycine_max_v4.0, whole genome shotgun sequence genome encodes these proteins:
- the LOC100799438 gene encoding uncharacterized protein isoform X1 has product MNPGNVDEELPYDSSADEVADSLAEYTLEGKWEKVIKMYNEVEVCHTAMINESMGTALHVAVDLDEEGVVEELVKAIIRHRQGEQSVKIKALEMENDHGDTPLHVAASRGFAKICKLIIGTNNERMYLVSRKNKHGETPLFQAAINWKKQAFAYLSHISNHSATLQDLERGNGDTILHCAIRREYFDLAVIIVQYYDFLSTHKNIEGLTPLTVLATRPSAFRSASKLSWWKQILYHCILVESLDPEGQMKANLGKMEDPKSDKMNYPKNYATLYDLFGGLLSVAALIGKMPSENNQHDTENPSTNKYTFGFGTSQVGFLPPNYATFQQFVRSAYVHTLGLSGAELKEIKKTKKRHQWSSQLLKALLKRPYAAFTGSGGKPTDLEVEADMYNVYSQYKQGETTGLGGLEEEKKTEADDKKNSSPSETIRKETDERADEKNIDKKETAFLVAARNGIVEMVNEILYRIPSVIHNANSKKENVLLVAVKNRQPLVVECLKMKMQSKPEVWNNLILAVDDDENTMLHLAAYAPGGDKPWQIAGSALQMMWDIKWFQYIKSLVPQHFYFRSDKKAKTAGEIFEDTHKELIKESGDWLKDTSESCSVVAALVAGVSFATASSIPGGTNDEGKPNLEGKPAFDVFAIASLVGLCFSVTGLIMFLTILTSRKQAKDFRRDLPLKLLLGLSSLFISIAAMVVSFCTGHFFLLSHRYKMVLYPIYGATCFPVTFYAVAQFPLYFDLLTAILTKVPRASDKGDKL; this is encoded by the exons ATGAATCCTGGAAATGTTGACGAGGAATTGCCCTACGATTCATCAGCAGATGAAGTCGCTGACTCTCTGGCTGAGTACACGTTGGAAGGAAAATGGGAAAAG GTTATCAAAATGTACAATGAAGTGGAAGTGTGTCACACCGCAATGATCAACGAGTCCATGGGCACTGCACTGCACGTGGCCGTAGATTTGGACGAAGAAGGTGTGGTTGAAGAGCTTGTGAAGGCAATTATTCGGCACAGGCAGGGAGAGCAAAGTGTGAAGATCAAGGCTCTAGAAATGGAGAACGACCACGGAGATACCCCTCTGCACGTAGCAGCGTCCAGGGGGTTCGCAAAAATATGTAAGTTGATCATTGGAACCAACAATGAAAGGATGTATTTGGTGAGTCGAAAAAACAAACATGGGGAGACACCTCTTTTTCAAGCTGCTATCAACTGGAAGAAACAGGCTTTTGCTTATCTCTCTCACATTTCCAACCACAGCGCCACCTTGCAAGATCTTGAAAGGGGCAATGGTGACACTATTCTTCACTGTGCTATTAGGAGAGAATATTTCG ATTTGGCTGTGATAATAGTGCAATATTATGATTTTCTTAGCACACATAAGAATATAGAGGGATTAACTCCTCTCACAGTCCTTGCCACTAGGCCGTCGGCCTTCAGAAGTGCAAGCAAACTTTCATGGTGGAAACAAATACTGTACCACT GTATACTTGTAGAATCACTGGACCCTGAAGGACAAATGAAGGCGAACTTGGGAAAGATGGAGGATCCTAAGTCTGATAAAATGAATTATCCAAAGAACTACGCCACAttatatgatttatttggtGGATTGTTAAGTGTTGCTGCTCTAATTG GAAAGATGCCTTCGGAAAATAATCAGCATGACACAGAAAACCCATCAACCAACAAGTATACATTTGGATTTGGAACTAGTCAGGTTGGATTTTTGCCACCAAATTATGCAACTTTTCAACAATTTGTGAGGTCTGCATATGTACATACTCTTGGCCTTTCAGGAGCGG aattaaaggaAATAAAGAAGACAAAAAAGAGGCATCAATGGAGTAGTCAACTCTTGAAGGCACTATTGAAAAGGCCTTATGCAGCATTCACAGGAAGCGGGGGAAAACCAACCGATTTGGAAGTTGAAGCAGATATGTATAATGTTTATAGCCAATATAAACAAG GTGAAACCACCGGATTGGGGGGgttggaagaagaaaagaaaactgaggctgatgacaaaaaaaattcaagtccaAGTGAGACAATTAGAAAGGAAACTGATGAACGTGCTGACGAGAAGAACATTGACAAAAAGGAGACAGCATTTTTGGTTGCAGCAagaaatggcatagttgaaatggtgaatgaaattttatatcgAATTCCAAGTGTCATCCACAACGCTAattcaaagaaagaaaatgtgttGCTCGTGGCAGTGAAGAACAGGCAACCCCTAGTTGTTGagtgtttgaaaatgaaaatgcagtCAAAGCCAGAAGTTTGGAATAACTTGATTCTGGCAGTAGATGATGATGAGAACACCATGTTGCATTTGGCAGCATATGCTCCAGGCGGGGATAAACCTTGGCAGATAGCTGGTTCTGCATTGCAAATGATGTGGGATATAAAATGGTTTCAG TATATTAAAAGCCTTGTGCCACAACACTTTTACTTTAGAAGCGACAAGAAGGCCAAAACAGCTGGGGAAATCTTTGAGGACACACATAAAGAACTCATAAAGGAAAGTGGTGACTGGTTGAAGGATACATCTGAATCTTGTTCTGTGGTGGCTGCACTTGTTGCTGGCGTTTCCTTTGCTACAGCCAGCAGCATCCCTGGTGGAACCAACGACGAAGGTAAGCCTAATTTAGAAGGCAAGCCTGCATTCGATGTATTTGCCATTGCTTCACTCGTTGGACTTTGCTTCTCAGTCACTGGACTCATAATGTTCCTTACTATACTCACTTCACGAAAGCAAGCCAAAGATTTCCGCAGAGATTTGCCACTCAAGCTTCTTCTTGGCCTGAGTTCACTTTTCATATCCATTGCTGCCATGGTTGTCTCTTTCTGCACCGGCCATTTTTTTCTGCTTAGTCACAGATACAAGATGGTCCTATACCCCATTTATGGAGCCACTTGTTTTCCTGTGACTTTTTATGCTGTGGCTCAGTTTCCACTATACTTTGATCTTCTAACGGCCATTTTAACTAAGGTGCCTCGGGCAAGTGATAAAGGAGACAAGTTATAG
- the LOC100799438 gene encoding uncharacterized protein isoform X2, which yields MNPGNVDEELPYDSSADEVADSLAEYTLEGKWEKVIKMYNEVEVCHTAMINESMGTALHVAVDLDEEGVVEELVKAIIRHRQGEQSVKIKALEMENDHGDTPLHVAASRGFAKICKLIIGTNNERMYLVSRKNKHGETPLFQAAINWKKQAFAYLSHISNHSATLQDLERGNGDTILHCAIRREYFGILVESLDPEGQMKANLGKMEDPKSDKMNYPKNYATLYDLFGGLLSVAALIGKMPSENNQHDTENPSTNKYTFGFGTSQVGFLPPNYATFQQFVRSAYVHTLGLSGAELKEIKKTKKRHQWSSQLLKALLKRPYAAFTGSGGKPTDLEVEADMYNVYSQYKQGETTGLGGLEEEKKTEADDKKNSSPSETIRKETDERADEKNIDKKETAFLVAARNGIVEMVNEILYRIPSVIHNANSKKENVLLVAVKNRQPLVVECLKMKMQSKPEVWNNLILAVDDDENTMLHLAAYAPGGDKPWQIAGSALQMMWDIKWFQYIKSLVPQHFYFRSDKKAKTAGEIFEDTHKELIKESGDWLKDTSESCSVVAALVAGVSFATASSIPGGTNDEGKPNLEGKPAFDVFAIASLVGLCFSVTGLIMFLTILTSRKQAKDFRRDLPLKLLLGLSSLFISIAAMVVSFCTGHFFLLSHRYKMVLYPIYGATCFPVTFYAVAQFPLYFDLLTAILTKVPRASDKGDKL from the exons ATGAATCCTGGAAATGTTGACGAGGAATTGCCCTACGATTCATCAGCAGATGAAGTCGCTGACTCTCTGGCTGAGTACACGTTGGAAGGAAAATGGGAAAAG GTTATCAAAATGTACAATGAAGTGGAAGTGTGTCACACCGCAATGATCAACGAGTCCATGGGCACTGCACTGCACGTGGCCGTAGATTTGGACGAAGAAGGTGTGGTTGAAGAGCTTGTGAAGGCAATTATTCGGCACAGGCAGGGAGAGCAAAGTGTGAAGATCAAGGCTCTAGAAATGGAGAACGACCACGGAGATACCCCTCTGCACGTAGCAGCGTCCAGGGGGTTCGCAAAAATATGTAAGTTGATCATTGGAACCAACAATGAAAGGATGTATTTGGTGAGTCGAAAAAACAAACATGGGGAGACACCTCTTTTTCAAGCTGCTATCAACTGGAAGAAACAGGCTTTTGCTTATCTCTCTCACATTTCCAACCACAGCGCCACCTTGCAAGATCTTGAAAGGGGCAATGGTGACACTATTCTTCACTGTGCTATTAGGAGAGAATATTTCG GTATACTTGTAGAATCACTGGACCCTGAAGGACAAATGAAGGCGAACTTGGGAAAGATGGAGGATCCTAAGTCTGATAAAATGAATTATCCAAAGAACTACGCCACAttatatgatttatttggtGGATTGTTAAGTGTTGCTGCTCTAATTG GAAAGATGCCTTCGGAAAATAATCAGCATGACACAGAAAACCCATCAACCAACAAGTATACATTTGGATTTGGAACTAGTCAGGTTGGATTTTTGCCACCAAATTATGCAACTTTTCAACAATTTGTGAGGTCTGCATATGTACATACTCTTGGCCTTTCAGGAGCGG aattaaaggaAATAAAGAAGACAAAAAAGAGGCATCAATGGAGTAGTCAACTCTTGAAGGCACTATTGAAAAGGCCTTATGCAGCATTCACAGGAAGCGGGGGAAAACCAACCGATTTGGAAGTTGAAGCAGATATGTATAATGTTTATAGCCAATATAAACAAG GTGAAACCACCGGATTGGGGGGgttggaagaagaaaagaaaactgaggctgatgacaaaaaaaattcaagtccaAGTGAGACAATTAGAAAGGAAACTGATGAACGTGCTGACGAGAAGAACATTGACAAAAAGGAGACAGCATTTTTGGTTGCAGCAagaaatggcatagttgaaatggtgaatgaaattttatatcgAATTCCAAGTGTCATCCACAACGCTAattcaaagaaagaaaatgtgttGCTCGTGGCAGTGAAGAACAGGCAACCCCTAGTTGTTGagtgtttgaaaatgaaaatgcagtCAAAGCCAGAAGTTTGGAATAACTTGATTCTGGCAGTAGATGATGATGAGAACACCATGTTGCATTTGGCAGCATATGCTCCAGGCGGGGATAAACCTTGGCAGATAGCTGGTTCTGCATTGCAAATGATGTGGGATATAAAATGGTTTCAG TATATTAAAAGCCTTGTGCCACAACACTTTTACTTTAGAAGCGACAAGAAGGCCAAAACAGCTGGGGAAATCTTTGAGGACACACATAAAGAACTCATAAAGGAAAGTGGTGACTGGTTGAAGGATACATCTGAATCTTGTTCTGTGGTGGCTGCACTTGTTGCTGGCGTTTCCTTTGCTACAGCCAGCAGCATCCCTGGTGGAACCAACGACGAAGGTAAGCCTAATTTAGAAGGCAAGCCTGCATTCGATGTATTTGCCATTGCTTCACTCGTTGGACTTTGCTTCTCAGTCACTGGACTCATAATGTTCCTTACTATACTCACTTCACGAAAGCAAGCCAAAGATTTCCGCAGAGATTTGCCACTCAAGCTTCTTCTTGGCCTGAGTTCACTTTTCATATCCATTGCTGCCATGGTTGTCTCTTTCTGCACCGGCCATTTTTTTCTGCTTAGTCACAGATACAAGATGGTCCTATACCCCATTTATGGAGCCACTTGTTTTCCTGTGACTTTTTATGCTGTGGCTCAGTTTCCACTATACTTTGATCTTCTAACGGCCATTTTAACTAAGGTGCCTCGGGCAAGTGATAAAGGAGACAAGTTATAG